The following are encoded together in the Candida orthopsilosis Co 90-125, chromosome 5 draft sequence genome:
- a CDS encoding Arg8 acetylornithine aminotransferase produces the protein MLRYLAKNRSVGHIAHQGGLLASVYSYSSTSETAKKSKPTFHEVSDASEESHTGQFINKVSKPYTVTTYARPNLVLTHGKGSYIYDLENRKYIDFTAGIAVTCLGHSHEGITEILKDQSEKLIHCSNLYYNLPAGELASKLIHKTKEHNGLHDASRVFLCNSGTEANEAALKFARKHGKSKGGDNKIEFITFANSFHGRSMGALSVTPNPKYQSPFAPLIPGVHIAEPNNIDSVKELISSEKTCGVIIEPIQGEGGVNHVDESFLIELRKLCNEHDVLLIYDEIQCGLGRSGKLWAHSYLPQEAHPDVLTMAKALGNGFPIGATMITEKVENALSVGDHGTTYGGNPLGARIGSYVVDEITKEPFLQSVNEKSERFIAKLNQIAEAHPHRVLKVKGKGLLLGLQFAEGVDINKIVEKCRENGLLIITAGMNTIRFVPALNIPDQAIDDGLTILEHCIKS, from the coding sequence ATGTTGAGGTACTTGGCTAAAAACAGATCCGTTGGACATATTGCTCATCAAGGGGGCTTGTTAGCTTCTGTCTACAGctattcatcaacttccGAAACAgcaaaaaaatcaaaaccaacatTCCATGAAGTTTCTGACGCAAGTGAAGAGTCACACACGGGCCAATTCATAAACAAGGTATCTAAGCCTTATACCGTCACCACATATGCTCGACCAAATCTTGTTTTAACTCACGGCAAGGGTTCATATATTTATGACTTGGAGAATCGAAAATATATCGATTTTACTGCCGGTATTGCAGTAACTTGCTTAGGTCATTCTCATGAGGGAATTACGGAGATACTAAAAGATCAATCGGAAAAGCTCATTCACTGCTCTAATTTATATTACAATTTACCAGCAGGTGAGTTGGCTAGTAAATTGATCcataaaacaaaagaacacAATGGGTTACATGACGCTTCAAGGGTTTTCTTGTGCAATTCAGGAACCGAGGCCAATGAAGCTGCATTGAAGTTTGCTCGAAAGCATGGTAAACTGAAAGGTGGAGATAACAAAATCGAATTCATCACTTTTGCCAACTCCTTCCACGGCAGATCAATGGGTGCTTTATCAGTAACCCCCAACCCTAAATACCAATCCCCTTTTGCGCCATTGATACCAGGGGTACATATTGCGGAGCCAAATAATATTGACAGTGTAAAGGAGTTGATCTCTTCGGAAAAGACTTGCGGTGTTATTATCGAGCCCATTCAAGGTGAAGGGGGTGTCAACCATGTAGATGAAAgtttcttgattgaattgagaaAGTTGTGCAATGAGCACGATGTTTTATTAATTTATGACGAAATACAGTGTGGATTGGGTAGATCAGGTAAGTTATGGGCTCATTCGTATTTACCGCAAGAAGCACATCCAGATGTTTTGACCATGGCAAAAGCATTAGGTAATGGATTTCCCATTGGTGCAACTATGATAACAGAGAAGGTCGAAAACGCACTTTCTGTGGGGGATCATGGTACAACCTATGGGGGCAATCCACTTGGAGCAAGAATTGGATCCTACGTGGTGGATGAAATCACAAAAGAACCATTTTTGCAAAGTGTGAATGAAAAATCCGAAAGGTTCATTGCCaagttgaatcaaattgcCGAAGCACATCCCCATAGGGTATTAAAGGTCAAAGGTAAGggtttgttgttgggtTTGCAGTTTGCAGAAGGTGTTGATATAAACAAAATCGTGGAAAAGTGTAGAGAAAACGGCTTGTTGATTATAACAGCTGGAATGAACACGATCAGATTTGTACCAGCACTTAACATACCAGATCAGGCTATAGACGACGGACTCACTATTTTAGAACATTGTATAAAACTGTAA
- a CDS encoding Ppg1 protein phosphatase (member of the Type 2A-related family (serine/threonine-specific), similar to S. cerevisiae): protein MTIPFKIPISDLDFCLEQLLDHKPPKILPPETIQQLCHMLKTQLLAAPNILSLQSPISVVGDIHGQYHDMLEIFKIGGSPPNTNYLFLGDYVDRGYYSVETISLLLVLKLRYPNRVSLIRGNHESRTITTNYGFYTEVLNKYNGSADVWSYITDLFDYLPLGATIDGTVFACHGGLSPSCQQLDQIRAIDRFREIPHDGIMADLVWSDPDVEITDFKLSPRGAGYLFGSDIMDKFCNDNQLSQMIRAHQLCNEGYTSYWKGKCLTVWSAPNYCYRCGNKASVLEILHTNYESKDANEKDVDQSKTSSTEHPSFKSTIQAKQGVLAGQFFNVFEASTENDEDTLNGKGVNGMSLSDSENTDTDFFAAYFQERPKRQHVDYFL from the coding sequence ATGACGATACCTTTTAAAATACCCATCTCAGATCTAGACTTTTGTTTAGAACAGCTATTGGATCATAAACCACCAAAGATCCTACCCCCCGAAACTATTCAACAACTATGCCACATGCTTAAAACACAACTATTAGCTGCCCCCAATATCTTGTCACTACAATCTCCCATTTCTGTTGTTGGAGACATACATGGTCAATACCATGACATGTTGGAGATCTTCAAAATAGGGGGGTCGCCACCAAACACTAATTATCTTTTCTTGGGAGACTATGTCGATCGTGGTTATTACTCAGTCGAAACCATTTCTTTACTATTAGTGTTGAAGCTTCGATATCCAAATAGGGTCAGTCTAATAAGGGGAAATCACGAGTCTAGAACAATAACTACAAACTATGGATTTTACACTGAGGTATTGAACAAGTATAATGGGTCAGCTGACGTCTGGTCATATATCACGGACTTGTTCGATTATCTACCCCTTGGGGCTACCATTGATGGGACGGTGTTTGCATGTCATGGGGGTCTTTCGCCTAGTTGCCAGCAGTTGGATCAAATTAGAGCAATAGACCGATTTAGAGAGATCCCTCATGATGGTATAATGGCCGATCTAGTATGGTCTGATcctgatgttgaaattacTGACTTTAAATTAAGCCCTAGAGGTGCTGGCTACCTCTTTGGAAGCGATATAATGgataaattttgcaacGATAACCAATTGTCTCAAATGATTCGAGCCCATCAATTATGTAACGAAGGATATACGAGCTACTGGAAAGGAAAGTGTTTGACCGTATGGTCAGCACCAAACTATTGTTATAGATGTGGTAACAAAGCAAGTGTATTAGAGATTCTACACACAAATTATGAAAGCAAAgatgcaaatgaaaaagacGTAGATCAATCTAAGACAAGTTCAACAGAGCATCCGTCATTTAAGTCCACTATACAGGCTAAACAAGGTGTATTAGCAGGTCAGTTTTTCAACGTATTTGAAGCTTCCACTGagaatgatgaagatacaTTGAATGGAAAAGGAGTCAATGGAATGAGTTTGTCAGATTCAGAAAATACCGATACAGACTTCTTTGCCGCCTACTTTCAAGAACGTCCCAAGCGCCAACATGTTGACTATTTCTTGTAG
- a CDS encoding Hub1 protein (S. cerevisiae homolog HUB1 has protein tag, has role in cell morphogenesis involved in conjugation with cellular fusion, nuclear mRNA splicing, via spliceosome, protein modification process and to projection): MIEIQANDRLGKKIRVKCLPTDTIGDLKKVLGAQIGTPYDKIILRKGHQIYKDHITLEDYEVHDGFNFELYYG, encoded by the coding sequence atgattgaGATACAAGCAAATGACAGACTTGGTAAAAAGATCAGAGTAAAGTGTTTGCCTACCGATacaattggtgatttgaaaaaagtgCTTGGAGCACAAATCGGAACTCCATACGACAAGATAATCTTGAGGAAAGGACATCAGATATACAAGGACCACATTACGTTAGAAGATTATGAAGTTCACGATGGGTTCAACTTCGAGTTGTACTACGGTTGA
- a CDS encoding Ssk2 protein (protein similar to MAP kinase kinase (MAPKKK)): MSNNNVTSFADKEHQDPTQDIAQHQHGESQPQQHTTQSAHYADFETRSENSDHQGSISKGRGSFSGNSTTSSASHVRRQPSLIRSQTVNGSMPVTTKESHAKRSLSSGYNNGTSRQVAATGNKVHFPSTTSPNNTKKAHAISAHSPAAVSRSPSNSVVRTRSSSLTKTQSQPIASQYLAQEKTYLRKLKNQFADDYYTKGITGADEESKDSMDDEDDDEGYDSASNNGDNATLLAAIDDDKYQIDYSMALSLMKNSSLNLKKISNLRTDTTDDPAVVERLDWQSMLTSVLTGDVVRSEKTKIINTHNPDNPLESYVHSTFKENIWFGIRAKIFNRTEDDQRKIVAYRRTLVEQLIEDIMSFEVNYDDSIGNPIREQVKTILDRYDEACNLWRTLEEMRNDKPACRSEEFQNRVDALTAWLSITDAIKRETQSLRIWIGNDELDITKSPVEAPSRNSSLSNSKIVKEIFDEDNKSLAERLMKEKDVHTIFKKRIFKPLSPWMIKSKDTYIRLGNMFEIMKLPDYLHDLIQICIIPMKLIKEIINVRLGYAMKLQNPTLMMIDQMLDDFQSYITIALEIKSGVQQYKEPDPQKIWLLSDLFDGEVTDFDGVILRCIRYFLVLFNKKLLDSSRSQNSFRTFKEPEELEEVWLFLQSLGNYIDGGGAVVAEEIALLTSRLNHRLLAYFNHSIRSPPHTESTQDLIRWYSSTLGNFGQIRRKLARFTGDISRSFTNSLVFELPDQPHQNNTKILLDVLRTTDHFLVYTNTIESQGTYFFASPDLAGNEQEILKIINGSYVGLDPSTKQSNFTELSHLLQSSWNVTAENVEDPSKFGYILALCPMKPIVWEGTVFNVNVESVPTTELKNGQLALISKVPCFELHTVRDKFLDLVSDVLVVGGGIKPIEQRCSLAKVHYELTKTNKAFFRMSLSVLDSVKTVSSKFRQLKATGDYQTVINNYFVFARDYGKNAARNLDSSRKSAVIMKLMQLAIDWVSFICDDCIPTDRKTFRWCVLALEFSMDMTRGFNILFLNEDQFSTLKVKVARCMSLLISHFDIMGARSSEAEKNKLLKWTSQRQNIANSQNDDYAFELYHEEVMQQIAEIEQYRSELSNEYQSVGKVIDKSDSEYQFVTLLASSFSSVSIRWQKGKYIGGGTFGQVFAAVNLDTGGVMAVKEIRFHDSQSIKSLVPQIKEEMTVLEMLNHPNVVQYFGVEVHRDKVYIFMEFCEGGSLAGLLTHGRIEDEMVIQVYTLQMLEGVAYLHQSGVVHRDIKPENILLDHNGVIKFVDFGAAKVIANSGRTRVSTKSMRPVTGTDNQSLNSMTGTPMYMSPEVITGSSTDRSGVVDIWSLGCCVLEMATGRRPWANLDNEWAIMYHIAAGHKPPLPSPDQLSEEGRRFISRCLVHDPAKRPSAAELLNDPWMVSIRQIAFGGSGSEYSTPSSENGNSSTSQV; encoded by the coding sequence ATGTCGAACAATAATGTAACAAGTTTTGCTGATAAGGAGCACCAAGATCCCACCCAGGACATTGCGCAACATCAACACGGAGAATCTCAACCTCAGCAACACACTACTCAACTGGCTCATTATGCTGATTTCGAAACTAGATCTGAGAATTCTGATCACCAAGGTTCCATTTCCAAGGGTAGAGGCTCTTTTAGTGGCAACTCGACAACCTCATCAGCACTGCATGTGAGGAGACAACCATCGTTGATTCGCTCGCAAACAGTAAATGGTAGTATGCCGGTTACAACAAAGGAACTGCATGCCAAAAGATCTCTAAGTTCTGGATACAATAACGGAACATCAAGACAAGTGGCTGCTACTGGCAATAAAGTACATTTTCCAAGTACTACTTCCCCAAATAACACTAAGAAAGCACATGCCATAAGTGCTCATAGCCCAGCAGCAGTCAGCAGATCGCCTAGCAATTCAGTTGTGAGAACGAGATCAAGCTCATTGACCAAGACACAACTGCAACCAATTGCCTCGCAGTACTTGGCACAAGAAAAGACATATTTGCGGAAACTAAAGAACCAATTTGCAGACGATTACTACACCAAGGGTATAACAGGAGCGGATGAAGAAAGCAAAGATTCGATggacgatgaagatgacgacGAGGGGTATGATTCAGCATCTAATAACGGGGACAATGCAACATTGTTGGCTGcgattgatgatgataagtatcaaattgattataGTATGGCCCTTTCCTTGATGAAAAACTCCAGTCTCAATCTTAAAAAAATTTCGAATCTCAGAACTGACACTACGGATGATCCTGCAGTGGTTGAAAGATTGGACTGGCAGTCTATGTTGACCTCAGTGTTGACAGGAGATGTTGTCCGATCGGAAAAGACCAAAATTATAAATACCCATAATCCAGATAATCCACTTGAGAGTTATGTACACTCGACATTCAAAGAGAACATTTGGTTTGGAATTAGAGCCAAGATATTCAACAGGACTGAGGACGATCAGAGAAAGATTGTGGCGTATAGACGAACATTGGTAGAGCAGTTGATTGAGGATATTATGCTGTTTGAGGTGAACTATGATGACTCGATAGGGAATCCCATTCGAGAACAGGTCAAGACAATTTTAGATAGGTACGATGAGGCATGTAATCTTTGGAGAACTTTGGAAGAGATGCGCAATGACAAACCGGCTTGTCGAAGTGAAGAGTTTCAAAACAGAGTTGATGCATTGACCGCTTGGCTATCTATAACAGATGCAATCAAAAGAGAGACACAATCCTTGAGGATCTGGATTGGTAATGACGAATTGGATATCACCAAATCACCTGTGGAGGCGCCAAGCAGGAACtcttctttatcaaatagcaaaattgtcaaagaGATTTTTGACGAAGATAATAAGTCACTTGCAGAGAGATTGATGAAGGAAAAGGATGTGCAtacaatattcaaaaagcGTATATTCAAGCCATTATCACCATGGATGATCAAATCCAAAGACACATATATTCGATTGGGAAATATGTTTGAAATAATGAAGCTACCGGATTATCTCCACGATTTGATTCAGATTTGTATTATACCTatgaagttgatcaaaGAAATCATAAACGTTAGATTGGGGTATGCAATGAAGTTACAAAATCCCACcttgatgatgattgatCAAATGCTAGACGATTTCCAATCTTATATCACTATAGCATTGGAGATAAAACTGGGTGTCCAACAGTATAAAGAACCAGACCCCCAGAAAATATGGCTTCTAAgtgatttgtttgatgGTGAAGTTACCGACTTCGACGGGGTAATTCTCAGGTGCATTCGGTACTTTCTAGTattgttcaacaagaaGCTATTGGATAGCTCCAGGTCGCAAAATAGTTTCAGAACGTTCAAGGAGCCGGAGGAGCTAGAAGAGGTGTGgttgtttttgcaatcGTTGGGTAATTACATCGATGGAGGAGGTGCTGTCGTCGCCGAAGAAATTGCATTATTGACACTGCGATTGAACCATCGACTTTTAGCATACTTTAACCACTCCATTAGGTCTCCTCCACATACCGAATCTACACAAGATCTTATCCGATGGTACAGTTCAACATTGGGCAATTTTGGTCAAATACGTCGTAAATTGGCCAGATTTACTGGGGATATATCCAGATCTTTCACAAATTCGTTGGTGTTTGAATTGCCAGATCAACCTCAccaaaacaataccaaGATCTTGCTAGATGTGTTGAGAACCACCGACCATTTCTTGGTGTATACAAACACAATAGAGTCTCAGGGAACTTATTTTTTTGCTAGTCCTGATCTAGCGGGAAACGAGCaggaaattttgaaaataataaatgGATCATATGTTGGTTTAGATCCAAGtacaaaacaatcaaattttaCTGAGTTACTGCATTTGCTTCAGAGCTCGTGGAACGTTACTGCCGAGAACGTGGAGGATCCCCTGAAATTTGGATATATTTTAGCTCTTTGTCCAATGAAGCCAATTGTTTGGGAAGGTACAGTTTTCAATGTCAATGTTGAGTCTGTACCCACCAcagagttgaaaaatggtcAATTGGCGCTCATTTCTAAAGTTCCCTGTTTTGAACTACACACTGTTCGTGACAAGTTTTTGGATCTTGTTAGTGATGTGTTAGTTGTAGGGGGTGGTATAAAGCCGATTGAACAACGATGCTCATTGGCAAAAGTTCATTATGAATTGACAAAGACAAATAAAGCATTCTTCCGGATGAGTTTGTCGGTTTTAGACTCAGTAAAGACTGTTCTGAGTAAGTTCAGACAATTGAAAGCAACAGGCGATTACCAAACTGTTATCAACAATTACTTTGTCTTCGCTCGTGATTATGGAAAAAATGCGGCTCGGAATCTAGACTCTTCTCGAAAATCGGCAGTGattatgaaattgatgcaGTTGGCTATAGATTGGGTTAGTTTTATTTGTGATGATTGTATCCCCACTGATAGAAAGACATTTAGATGGTGTGTTTTAGCATTAGAGTTTTCTATGGACATGACACGTGGTTTCAATATACTATTCTTAAATGAGGATCAGTTCAGCACATTGAAAGTTAAAGTTGCAAGATGCATGTCTTTGCTTATTTCTCATTTCGATATCATGGGAGCAAGGTCTAGTGAAGCtgaaaagaacaaattgttgaaatggaCTTCTCAGAGACAGAATATTGCAAATTCACaaaatgatgattatgCGTTTGAGTTGTATCATGAAGAAGTGATGCAACAAATTGCCGAGATTGAACAGTATAGATCCGAGCTTCTGAATGAATACCAATCAGTGGGTAAAGTGATTGACAAGAGTGATCTGGAGTACCAATTTGTTACATTATTggcatcatcattttcaagtGTTTCGATCAGGTGGCAGAAAGGCAAATatattggtggtggtacTTTTGGTCAAGTATTTGCTGCAGTAAACTTGGATACTGGAGGTGTAATGGCAGTGAAAGAGATTAGATTTCATGATAgtcaatcaatcaagagTCTTGTGCCGCAGATTAAAGAGGAAATGACAGTGTTGGAGATGTTGAATCATCCAAATGTTGTACAATActttggtgttgaagtACACCGTGACAAGGTCTACATTTTCATGGAGTTTTGCGAAGGTGGGTCACTTGCAGGTCTTTTGACTCATGGACGTATTGAGGATGAAATGGTGATTCAAGTTTACACGTTGCAAATGTTGGAAGGTGTAGCTTACCTACATCAGTCGGGAGTGGTGCATAGGGATATCAAGCCAGAAAACATTTTACTAGATCATAATGGAGTTATCAAATTCGTTGATTTCGGTGCTGCCAAAGTCATTGCAAACAGTGGTAGGACTAgagtttcaacaaaatctaTGCGTCCAGTCACCGGTACTGATAATCAGAGCTTGAATTCTATGACTGGTACTCCGATGTATATGTCACCTGAGGTGATAACTGGTTCCTCTACTGATCGTAGTGGGGTCGTTGATATTTGGTCATTGGGATGCTGTGTCTTGGAAATGGCAACGGGTCGTAGACCATGGGCAAATCTAGATAACGAATGGGCTATTATGTATCATATCGCCGCCGGACACAAACCACCATTGCCATCACCAGATCAATTGAGtgaagaaggaagaagatttaTATCGCGATGCCTTGTCCATGATCCTGCAAAAAGACCAAGTGCTGCTGAGTTATTAAACGATCCATGGATGGTTTCAATAAGACAAATCGCATTTGGTGGTAGTGGATCGGAGTATAGCACGCCCTCATCTGAAAATGGAAACTCTAGTACGAGCCAAGTTTAA
- a CDS encoding Img2 protein (S. cerevisiae homolog IMG2 is structural constituent of mitochondrial large ribosomal subunit), giving the protein MRPTLSLLALRVKLPKPELERYAFQDLNSISHRDLPNNGFGIKNYYITKTKFHHWPVYKKIQNTKITTEIKRVQGDLYQLKQDLLQAYPQFEISVNQSAGIVNIKGDATKEVIDLFEKEIKI; this is encoded by the coding sequence ATGAGACCAACACTTTCCCTTCTAGCACTTCGTGTGAAGCTTCCTAAACCGGAACTTGAAAGATATGCATTTCAGGACCTAAATTCTATATCACATCGTGACTTACCCAATAATGGATTTGGAATCAAGAACTACTACATCACCAAAACgaaatttcatcattggcCAGTATACAAGAAGATTCAAAATACCAAGATAACAACCGAGATCAAACGTGTGCAAGGCGATTTAtatcaattgaagcaaGATTTACTACAAGCTTAtcctcaatttgaaataagTGTGAATCAAAGTGCAGGAATCGTGAATATTAAAGGTGATGCGACTAAAGAGGTTATCGACCTATTTGAGAAAGAAATAAAGATATAA